CCTGGTGCTGTCAGGCCCATCGACAGACAAGCCGCCCGCTCGGGCACCCGGTCCATGTTCAGTTCTCTTGCCCGCGGCGCGGCCGCACTCACGCTTCTTGCTGCTTGCTGCGGTCAGGCCTTCGGCTTCGGCGCAGTGGGTCACAACACGGTCGGCGAGATCGCGGCCCAGCTCATCAAAGGTCATCGGGCCGAAACGGAGGTCCGACGGATTCTGGGCACGGTGTCGCTGCGCGACATAGCGGTCTGGGACGACTGCGTGAAGGGCATCGACGTCAACAATGACTTCAAGTACGCCGTCACCGGCCGCTTTCCGGAATGCGCGGTGTTCGAGAACAACGCGGACGAGGAAGCCCGGATGCGGGACTACGTCAGGCGCAACAACGAGCAATGCCATCCGAAGCCCGGTGATGAGAACTGCCACAAGCAGTATCACTACGCCAATGTGGCGATCCAGCGGGGTCGGTATGTGGCTGGTGCGATCGGGACCAGCGACCATGACCTGGTGCCGGCGCTGCTGGCCGCCATCCAGGTGCTGAAGGGGCAGAAGGCCCCCGCACCGATGGACTTCAATGAACGAGAAGCCCTCGCCCTGATCGTTCATGCGCTGGGTGACATGCATCAACCGCTGCACGTGGGTTCGCTCTATCTGGACGCGGATGGCAAGCCCTACGATCCCGATGAAAAGGGGCCGGATGCCCAGACCCACACGGTCGGCGGCAATGCCATCACCCTGCCACGACCGGACGGCACGCCCGGGGGCAATCTGCACAGCTACTGGGACGGTCTGCCCAACCGGTTGAGCGCCGAGCAACTGGCGGCCCTGCCTGACCTGGCGCGCAAGCTGCCCCCATCTGGCGGCAACCCGGACAGCTGGGTGATGGACTGGGCCAGCGAATCGCTGCTGCAAGCCCGTGAATCCTTCGACGGGATGACGTTCGGTCCGCGTCAGCAAAGCCTGCGCGGACCGCGCTGGCTCGCGACACCGCCGGCCGGCTATGACGCCCGCAGCACCGAACAGATCCGTCTTCAGTTGGTCAAGGGCGGCGCACGGTTGGCGCAATTGCTGGAGAGCATCTGGCCGGACAAGCGCTGAAGGCAGCCGATGGGATGATGGCGCCGATCAAGACCGGAAAGCCCCGCAATCGCGGGGCTTTTTCATTGCCGGTGTGCCAGAACATCGCGCCCAAGGCGTGAGCGATCCCATCGCCAAGGGGTTTCCTAGACGATCAGGGCTTCGATCCCGCGGGACTCGAGAATCTGCAGCAGCCGGACAGCGGCCCCATGAGGCGGCTTCCCCGCAGTGGGAGACTCCCACTTCTGCACCGTCGACACGCTGACATTCAGCATCGCCGCAAACACCGATTGGCTCATCCGGGCAATTCGCGTTCGGATGGCCACGACCTGTTGCGGTGAATAGGGCGGCGGAGGCTCACACAGGGCCTTGACCTGGGACAGCGTGGTCTTGCACAGCACACCGTAGCCGTTGAGGCTGCTGGCCGTCTCCAGCAGCTCCTTCAGCATGCGTGCTTCTTCAGGATCGTTGCTGCTCATGGCAGATCTCCATCAGTTCGCCCATTCGCATCGGCCCTTCCAGGCGCACCAGAGTCTGACCTTCGAACCACAGTGCGAGTGCCTTCGCGGCATCCACGACCGGCTTGGTGAAATCGGTGCCTGGCTCATTCTTGGTGCGCCCGACCAGAAAGATGATGGCTTCAGCATGCCTCTTGGCCACCAACGCCCGAGTCCCGCCGCGTTTGCCGCGCCCTGCAACGGCAATCCGCTTCTTGCAGAGACCGGCCCCTAGATCGGCCTCAAAGCGGCCCTCTTCAATCTCTCTTGCAGCAACGCAAAGCTAACAGTCGTCGAGCAGGTCTTTCGCCCAGCGGGCGAAAGTTCGTGTCTTGAGTACGCGCTTCATCGTCCATCGATCTCAGAACTATAGCACCCAGTGCTATAGGGTTCATGACGCACCACAGCGCTTGGGCTGTCGCTACGGCCTCTGACTGAGTCGATCCTCCCGGTCCCGAGTGCCATCAGTGGAGGGCAGCGCGGTAACCAGAAGTTGGTTTCACAACCCTGTGGACGGATCCGGGACAACCGCCTGCTTGTCCACAGCACGGCGCGTGTTCTGAAAGTTGTTGTCTGCGAGTCCCGCGATCCAAGCCTGTCCACCCACATGGTTTGACGGCACGCAAGTGATTGAAAGCAAAGGCGTTTCGGGGCTTTTCCACAGAAGTGGCCAAACACCTATTAATACGACCAAGGAGATATTTAAGACAAGGAATAAGAAAAAGCGGACATGTCACACTCTCGGGATGTCTTCTTCCCCCTCTCATTTGTTCACCGCCTCGGCGGCGTTCGAATCGGCTTGCCAGATCGATGCGCTGCCGGTCGGGCACCGAAGTCGCGGCCTGCATGGCCACAGTTATCTGGCCACGGTTCGCGCACAGCTGCCGGACGGGTGGTCGCCGTTCCCCGGCTCCGAGGTGCATGCCCTTCGGGAGTGTCTGGAGCGCTGTATTGCCCCGTTGGACCACGCCCTGCTGAACGCGCACATTGCTCAGCCGACCGATGAAAACATCGCGCGCTGGATCCGGCAGCGGCTGGAGAACGAGTTTGGTGTGCCGGGGATCACCCAGGTCGGCATCCACAGCACCGCCAACGCCGGGGTCGACCTGGATGCGAACGGTCAAGCCCACGTCTGGCGCCGATACCGCTTCCAGGCCGCCCATCAGCTGCCCAACGTGCCCATGGGGCACAAGTGCGGCCGGATGCATGGACATGGGTTTGAACTCATCCTGCATGCCAACCAGGACCTGGGCGAGCGTGACCTGAGCATCGACTACGACCATCTGGACGCGATCTGGGCGCCTTATCACGCGCAGCTGAACTACCAATGCCTCAATGAGATCGAGGGACTGTCCAATCCCACCAGCGAGGTGATCTCGTCCTGGTTATGGGAACGGATCAAACCGCAGCTGCCGGAGCTGAGCTGGGTGACGGTCTACGAGACCGGATCCAGCGGCGCCAATTTCGACGGCGAGCGCTATCGGATCTGGAAGGAGTTCACCCTCGACAGTGCGGTGAAGCTCAAACGGGCACCGAACGGGCACCCGCTGGCCGGCATCCATGGCCATACCTTCACCCTTCGGCTGCATCTGAGCGCGCTGCTGGACGAGGTCTACGGCTGGGCGATGGACTTCGGCGATGTGAAGCGGCTGTTCGATCCGATCTTCAAGTCGCTCGACCACCACCCGCTGCACGAACTGCCCGGCCTGGAAGACGCCGACACGGCCAGCCTGGCCGCCTGGGTGCTTCGCGAAGCGCAGACGCAGCTCAAGCCGCTGGAGCGGGTGGACCTGTACGAGACCCGCGGCAGCGGGGTGATCGTCAGCCAAGGGCCCTTCGAGGAGCTGATCCCGGTATGAGCTACGCCGTCAAGGAAATGTTCTACACGCTGCAAGGCGAAGGCGCTCAGGCCGGCCGCGCGGCCGTGTTCTGTCGATTCGCCGGCTGCAACCTCTGGAGCGGTCGGGAGCAGGACCGCGGCGCGGCCGTCTGCAATTTCTGCGATACCGATTTCGTCGGCACCGATGGCCAGGGCGGCGGCAAGTTCCCGACCGCCCTGGCGCTGGCCGACGCCATCGCCGCGAAATGGCCGTCAGGGCAGCCGGGCAGGCCTTACGTGGTCTGCACCGGCGGTGAGCCGCTGCTGCAACTGGATGCGCCGTTGATCGAGGCCCTGCATGCGCGTGGTTTCGAGGTGGCGGTGGAGACCAACGGCACCCAGCCCGCGCCGGAAGGACTGGACTGGATCTGCGTCAGCCCCAAGGCGGATGCAGAACTGGTGCTGACCCGTGGGCATGAGCTCAAGCTGGTCTATCCGCAGCCCTTGGCTCCACCCGAACGATTCGCAGGTCTGGCCTTCGACAACTTCTTCCTGCAGCCGATGGATTCGGTCCTGCAGAAGCAGAACACCAAGGCCGCCGTCGCCTATTGCATGGCCCATCCGCAGTGGCGCTTGTCGATCCAGATGCACAAGGTGGTCGGCATAGACTGAAAGCGATCCCGCTGTAAAGCCAACAAGGCTGTGGACAAGTTTTTCACAACCGGGTGGTTGTCCACAGCGGATTGGGTTTCCGCCAGCTTGTTGTCATGTCATGCAAGTGCAAACAAGGCCTTCGCGCACAGTGTTTGAGGTGATCTAAAGCGCTGTTTTTCAACGGTTTTTTGAGGTTGTCCACAGAAAGTGGCTCCCTCTACTAAGACAACTAAAGAGATATCTTTAAAACCTATGTTGAAAAGAGAGCGGGGAAATTTCCTGAAGACGTTGTTGCCACACGGCCGGTGTGCACACGGCGCTTGAGCCGAGCCGCTCGCAACTGCACACTGCGGACCCATGGACATCGCCGATCTGCAACGCCGCCTGCGGGATTTCGCTCAAGCCCGCGACTGGGAGCCCTTCCTCACGCCGAAGAATCTGGCCATGGCGCTGGTCGTGGAGGCCGCCGAGCTGGTCGAAATCTTCCAGTGGCAGACCCCCGAACAATCCCAGGCGCTGGACGCACCGACGCAGCAACACCTGGGCGAAGAGATCGCAGACGTGCTGATGTACCTGATGCAGATCGCCGACCGAAGCGGTGTGGATGTGGCGGCGGCTGTGGAACGCAAGTTGCTGATGAACGCCCAGAAGTACCCGGAGACCCGCGCCGCCAGCTGAATCGGACAGATTCACGTCATCGTCGATTGCCATCGACGCCTGTCGGACAAGCTGAACCTCCGTTCCTGGGTGAGGGCTGACCGGATGGCGGATGACCCGGCTCTCTTTCGCTCAGTCTCCAGTCGCTTCCAGTCGCCTCAAGCCGCCTCGCTCCGCATGAAACGCACCATCGCCGTCATCGACTTCGAAACCACCGGGCACTCGCCACAGGGCGGCGGCCGGGCGACGGAAATCGCTGCTGTGCTGCTGCGTGACGGTCAGATCGTCGGGCAGTATCAGAGCCTGATGCGCAGCGGCGCCTGGGTGCCGCCGATGATCGAGCGGCTGACCGGCATCAGCAACGAGATGCTGGAGGACGCACCAGATGCGGCGCGCGTCATGCGCGAAGTGGCCGAGTTCACCGCCGGCTGCGGCTTTGTGGCGCACAACGCGGCCTTCGATCGCGGCTTCTGGATCGCCGAGCTGGCACGGGTGGAGGAGGGCGACGGGACGATGACGCGTCACAGCCGTTTCGCGCCGGAATTCGCATGTACGGTCAAGTTGGCCCGTCGTCTTTACCCTGAATCCCCCAATTGCAAACTCGGCACACTGGCGCGATATCACCAACTGCCCGACAATGGTCGGGCCCACCGTGCGCTCGCCGATGCGCTGACAACCGCTCAACTGGTCCAGCGCATGCAACGCGACATCGGCCTTGAACTGGCCGATCCGTTGGCGGAACTGAGCGTCGAACATGAACTGCTGCTGCGTCTGCAGGCGGTGGCCAAACCCTTGTGGCAGAAGGCGGCGACGGGCTACGCCCGAGATATGCGTCGTCATCTGCAGGAATCACTCGTCTGATCGGCTGACCTGATCTCCGGCGTTGCCGCGAAATCAGGTCAGCAAATCAATTGCTGTCAAGATGTCCGATCGGCCGCATTGGCTGGGACAATCTTGCCCTTTCCCGTTTTGCGTTTGTTCTCAGGTATGTCGAGTATTCAGGTTCGCCCGGCCACGTTGCGTGATGCCAAGGCCATTGCCCAGATCCAGGTTGCCGCGGCGCAAGACGCTTACAAGGAATTCTGGCCCGACACCGCCCTCAACGGGCTGTCGATTGCTCAGCGGCAAGCGTACTGGCGCGAAGCCATCAACATGTGCGAGCCGCAAGTGCTTGTGGCCCATCTGGACAACGAAGTGATGGGCTTCGTCGGTTTCGACCGTTCCCGTGATCGCGGCACACCGTCGACCACGGGCGAGATCTGGGCCATGTACGCGTCGCCGTCCCACTGGGACAAGGGCGTCGGCCAGGCGCTGGTCGAGGCGGCTCAGGAAGGCCTTCATGAAGAGGGTTGCACCCGGGTCACGCTGTGGACCTACAAGAACAACAAGCGCGCCCTGCGCTTCTTCGAGATCGCAGGCTTCCGCGCCGAAAACGACACCGTCAAGGCGGTGGATGTCGAAGGCAAGGCGCTTGAGCAACTGCGCCTGCAGCGTTCGCTGGTTTGATCGCGGGTGACGGCTCATTGCGCGGTCGCGTGATGGGCCAGAGGTTGCTTCGTATGCGGATGCGGTGAACCGATCGAATTCACCACGACCGCACCAAGAATCTGCCGCGACGGCCGCTTTCGGGCGGCCTTCTTTTCGCCTTGTCGCGCTGACAAGGATTCCTTGTTTCACGGATCCAGGTGCCCGGGTGCTCAACGAGCCGGCAGCTGTCGCAACGCTTTGGTGTGGCGGCACGGTCGATCGGATGAGGCGCTGTGGCCCCTGACTCACTCATCGTGCTGGCCAAGCTCACCTCCAAGAATCAATTGACGCTTCCGAAGAGCGTGACCGATCAACTCGGCCCGGTGCAGTACTTCGAAGTGAAACTGCAAGCCGGCCAGGTGGTGCTGACCCCGGTGCGCATCCAGCGCGGTGATGCGGTTCGGGCCAAGCTCGCTGAACTTGAGCTCGATGAGGGTCTGTTGGACGACGCCTTGAACTGGGCCCAGCAGGCCGGCGATCGGCGCGTCCGTGCCACGGCGGCCAAGCGGTCTGGCAAAGCGACGGTGGCGAGCGGGGCGCTGGGAAGCACCGTGGCGTCAGCGGCTGCATCGACTGCCGCGGTCAAGAGGACGTCGAAGGTCGCCGCAGCCAGCGAGATGGCAACCGCGCCTGTGAAGGCGGGCAGAGGGGGCGTCAAGGCGGCGGGGACGAAGCGCGGGTCGAAGGCCGCGAAACTGGCCGCGAAACCGGCCGTTCCGCCGGCGCCGAAGGCCGCCAGGACCAAGGATCGCAAGGTGTCGAAGACGGCAGCGGCATCCATCGATGATTCGGTGGTGTCGGCGGGGGCGTCGGACGTCGCGATGTCGACGTCGATGCAGCAGCCCAAGGCAAGTGCCGCCACCAAGCGACGAGCGCGCTGATCGAATGAAACAGCGGCTTGACAGCGCGGAACGTGTGGTCGTGGACCCTGCGTGGTTGTTGCGCGGATTGCTAGCGTCGGACTTGCAGGCGCAGCGCTTGCGACGAGCGTGGCAGGCGGGAATCATCCGCCCGCTGGTGAGCGCCGAGAGCGTGACGCTCTTGATGCGCGCGATGGCCTACCCCGACTTGGGTTTGACGCCCGCGGATCAGCAAGAGCTGCTGGCCGACTTCCTGCCGTATGCGGACGTGGTGAAGCTCAAGCCCGTAGCGCCTGCGAAAACGTCTGGTGGGCGCTTTGGCGGCTTGCCGGAGGCGCTCGCTGCGCTGGTCGACCTGGCGCTTCAAGGTGGGGCGCAGCGCTTGCTCAGCGATCGCGAGGCCTTGCGTGCGTGGGCCGCACGGCGCCGCCATCCTGCGGCTCGGCAACTCTGCGCGATCAGCGATCTTTCCGCATGGATCCAAGCGTTGTCCCCCTCCCAGCGAGAGGTCGTGCTTTGCTAGATTGACGGCTCGCTATGGCCAGCTTTCAAGATCGCATTCCAACCAACATGTGGCGCGTGGTGTTCTATGAACGCCGCGGCAATCGCGTCCACGTCGACCGCACCGGCCCCTGGTTGCCGGAGAAGACCTTGGCCCAACACTGGGCTCGATGGTTCACCGAGCGGGGCTATCACGTGGCCTTGCAGGACCAAGGCGGTCAGCTGGAGAAAAGCACCCCCGGATTGCCGAGCTGATCTGAGCGCATCGGTGGCGCAATCCGCGATGGGGCAAGACCTGACGCTGCAGCGCCCCCGGCGCGGTCATCCAGACGGCTGAGCTGTGGGTGCGGCTGCTCAGCCGCCAATTGTTGATAGGTCGATCGGTCGATCGGTCGATCGGTCGATACGTCGACCGTTCCGCAGGCTGTCTACCTCAGAAGCGCGGGTTGCATCAGGCAGCCGCTGATGGGCTCAGCGTCAAGCAGCGGCGCGGAAGCCTTGTCGATCCAGCGCCCAACCGTCGGTGGCTGCTGCGCCGTGCTGTTGCACGCGCACATTGCTCAGTCGCTTGCTTGCGGCGCGTTGAACCAGTTGTTCGGCTTGTTGTGGCGTGAGCTGCAGGGCGAAGCGGGTCCAGCGCTTTTGCAGCAGCGGATCACGCCAGGCATCTTCCAGCGCCCAGCGGATGGCCATTGGATCGGTCAGCGACTGGCTGCGCAGCACGCGCGGCACCAGGGCCAGCACAAAGCGCGAGAAATCAGTGCGTTGCTGCGTATCCAGCAAGGCCTCGAGCCGCGTCAGGCGCTGGCTCCAGCCGGGGGTTGCCAACTGACGGGTGACCAGCGCCTGCAACGCCTGGATCGGATTGAACAAGCGCAGCCGGTTGGAGGGCAGCACCAGCATCGGCAACTGCGCGGCGAGTTCATGGGGCAGTTCGGTGACATAGCTCATCAGCAGGGCCATGCGCTCCCAGGCCTCCGCCCCAAGTCCGCCGGCCTGCACCATCGGACCTTGACGCAGGCTCTGCGCCATCGCCCAGGCCTGTTGCCAGGTGCGGTCTGCCTTGGCCTGGTTGGCGGCGCGGCTCATCAAGGCGAGGTTGCCGGCGGCGTAGCCAGCATCGTCACGCAGCCGGTCGATCGAAGCTTGTTGGGGATGCTGGGCTTCTTCGGTCAGCGGGAGTCGGCTGATCGGGCAGTGGGTGGTGTCCAACTGCTGCAGGTAGTTGGGGGTGACGAGCAGGGTCTCGAAATGCCGGCCGCGCAGCCAGGCATGCAGGCGCAGGGACAGCCACAGCTGGGTATGTCGATGCGACTTGAGCGTGCGGCTGCTGAAGGTGGCGCGTCCCAACTGCCAGCCTTGCTGCAGCGGCGATTGACGGAAGAGCTGCTCCACGGGTGGGGTCTGGCCGTGATGGGCATAGTCCCAGCCGAGTTCGAAGCCGACGTGCTCATGGCTGGAGGTGGCGGTGGACGCTTCGTCCGAGATCAGGGCGCTCAATGGGTCCCGGGCCGGGCTGAGGGCCTCGAGGTCGGCCGTGGTGTCCGTCGCCATGGGCAGGGCGAGTTGCTGGACATTGATGTCGTCGGCAGTGCGATGGATCACGGCAACCATGAGACTCTCCTTGAAGACAGGTGATTCGGGCGGTGGTTCAGGTTGGAGCCCAGTCTCTGCGCCAGGTGGCTCATAGAATGAGCCATTAAAAGATCGCTTCAGGTCAATCGTCAGAATTTGTCAGCAGTGGGTGCGAGGGCTCGAGGGTGTGAGCAGTTCGCCGATGCTCAACGTCAGGAAAGTCTTTCCCCATGGACCGTACCGAACGCTTCTACAAGATCGAGATGCTGATTCGCAGCCGTGTGTGCGTCAGCTTTGCTGCCCTGCGAGAAGCGCTCGAGGTGTCGCCTGCCACGCTCAAGCGGGATCTCCAGTACCTGCGGGAGCGGATGGATGCGCCGATCGAATACGACGCGGCGGAGAACGGCTATCGCTTCGGCCAGCAGTGGCGAGGACAGACGCATGAATTGCCGGGTGTCTGGTTCAGCGAAAAGGAGCTGCATGCGCTGTTGACGATGCATCAGCTGATGGCGAGCCTGGACGAGAACGGCCTGCTCAATCGGCATCTACAGCCGATGTTGGACAAGCTGATCGGCCTGCTCGGTGGGGATGAGACACAGGCCCAGGAGATGACGCGCCGCATCAAGCTGATCTCCACCGCGCGGCGGCGAGTGGCGTCCGAGCATTTCGAGACCGTGGGCAGTGCGGTGGTGAAACGGCAGCGATTGCAGCTGCGCTATCGCAAACGGGGGCAGGGCGGCGGCTCGGTCAGTGAGCGGGTGGTGTCGCCCCAGCGCTTGGTGCACTATCGCAACACCTGGTACCTGGACGCGTGGTGCCATGCGAGCAACGGGCTGCGTCGCTTTGCGCTGGATGCAATGGAAGACGCGACCGTGCTGGAGGATTCCGAGGCGCTGAGCCTGCCGCTCAAGCAGTTGGAAGGCGAACTGGACCAGGGCTATGGGATCTTCGCCGGGGGGGATCCGCAGTGGGCGACGCTGATCTTCAGCGAGAGCGCCGCGCCCTGGGTGGCCAGCGAGGAATGGCATCCGGCACAGCGCAGCGAATGGCTGCCGGAAGGGCGATGGCAGCTGGAACTGCCCTTTGTCGATGCCACCGAACTGCTGATGGACTTGCTTCGCCATGCCGGACAGGTGGAGGTGGTGGCCCCCACCTCACTCAGGGAAGCCTATGCGCAGCGCCTGAAAGCGGCCGTGGCAGGCTTATCGCCTTGAGCGGAAGGCAGGGGAGCCGCAGGCCTCCCGGAATCGATCAGGGCGCGGTCACGGCATCGCTGTCGTCGACGGGCTGTGCGGCATCGTTCGCCTCATAGCGGGCCATGCGTTCGCTTTTCCAATAGACATCGTCGCCCCCCTTGCCGTCCAGATTGGCGCGGTTGAGCACCCGCGCCAACACGAAGAGCAGGTCGGACAGGCGATTGAGATAGTGGCGCGGTGCGTGGTTGAGGGTCTCTTGTGCCGCCAGGGTGACCACGGCGCGCTCGGCGCGGCGCGCCACGGTGCGGCACACATGCGCAATCGCTGCGCTGCGGGTACCCGCCGGCAGGATGAACTCGGCCAGTCGGGGCAGCGTGGCGTTGTAGTCGGCCAGCGCCTGGTCCAGGTGCAGCACCGCGACGTTCTTCAGCAGGCTGTAGCCCGGCATGCAGAGCTCACCGCCCAGATTGAACAGCTCATGCTGGATGGTCACCAGCAGCTCACGCACGTCGTCGGGCAGGGGCTCCGCCAGGAGGACGCCGATCTGCGAGTTCAGCTCATCCACATCGCCCATGGCCTGGACCCGCAGATGGTCCTTGGGCACGCGGGTGCCGTCGCCCAGGCCGGTGGTGCCGTCGTCGCCGGTGCGGGTTGCGATCTGGGAAAGTCGGTTGGCCATGTCGGTCTCGCGCGAAGGCGCATCAGCTGCGGAAAACCCGCCATCTTGCCGCAGATCGATCGGACGTGTGGTTCGGCTCGCCCAGTGCGCCGATGGCGTCACGGGCTTTGAAGCGTCGTTCGGCGAAGTGGGGTGGCCCTGCGCGGCGGATCAACAGGGGCCGTGCTCAATGTCGGCGACCGCTGCGATGCAGCGCTGGGCGGTGCAGGGCCGCGGCGCCATGGGCCTGGGACGACGGATGCGGCGCATGGGCCGGTCTGGTGACACGGTGCGCCTGTGGGCGCTGCGCCAGCGTGGCGGGCTGGCCGGGATCGATGTCGTTGGTGTCGGGATCGTCGGTACCGGGCGGATGGCGCCACTGGTCTAACCACCAGACCTTCAGCCAATCCAGCCGCAAGGTGGCGACAGCCAGCAGTATCAGCAACACAGTGAACAGGGTCCACAACCAGGTGTAGGACATGGCGATCTCCTCAGGCGTGCGCGAACAGGCCGTCGGATGCCGCAGACCCCGCGCGTTCGCACGGAGCGAATCGGACATGACGGCCCAGTCATGCTGTCACTCCAACGGGCCAGACGCAAGTTAAAGCCCCTGCCCATTCATCTGAAGGCCGGTGCGGCGTCTGGTGGTGGCGTTGCTTCCTAGAATCGACGCCTGGGCCGCGAGGGCGGCATGGATGACCGGTCGCTCGCTGGTCCGCAGGAGACATCGATGAACGCGCCCCGTGACCCGCTTCTTCACCACGTCCCCGAACTCTTGCCCCGGCTGCTACCCACGGCGATGCTGGAAGCGCTGCGTGAGCGCTTCGGTGCTCGCTGCAGCACCGCCCTGGCCCTGCGCGAGCAGCACGGACGGGATGAATCGCCGTTTGATGTCCCGCCGCCTGAAGCGGTGGTGTTTGCCGAGTCCAATGAGGACATTGCTGCGGTGCTGGCGCTGGCCAATGCGCACCGGGTTCCGGTGATTCCGTACGGGGCGGGCACTTCGCTGGAAGGGCATCTGCTGGCGGTGCAGGGTGGCATCAGCCTGGATGTGTCGCGGATGAATCGCATCCTTCGCATTCATCCGGAGGACCTCACGGCCACGGTGCAGGCGGGCGTGACCCGGAACCAGTTGAATGCCGAGATCCGGCAGCAAGGCCTGTTCTTTCCGATCGACCCGGGCGCCGATGCGTCGCTCGGCGGCATGGCCGCGACGCGTGCCAGCGGCACGAACGCGGTGCGGTATGGAACGATGAAGGAAAACGTCCTGGGGCTCACCGTGGCCACGCCGGACGGTCGCTTGCTGCCCACCGGTTCTCGCGCCCGCAAGAGCAGTGCGGGCTATGACCTCACTCGCCTGTACGTCGGCAGCGAGGGCACCTTGGGCGTGATCTGCGACGTGACGGTGCGGCTGTACCCGCTGCCGGAGGCCGTGTCTGCGGCGGTCTGTTCCTTTGCGAGCATCGACGCGGCGGTGCGCACGACCATCGCCATCATCCAGATGGGCGTGCCGATCGCTCGCTGCGAACTGCTGGACGCCCATGCGGTGCGGGCCGTCAATCGACACGACAAGCTGACGCTGCGTGAAGCGCCGATGCTGCTGATGGAATTCCACGGTTCCGAGGCGAGCGTGGCGGAGCAAGCCGCGCTGGTGCAGGAGATCGCACGGGAGCATGACGGCACCGACTTTGAATGGGCCACCACCCCGGAAGACCGCACCCGTCTGTGGGCCGCGCGCCACCATGCCTATCTCTCTGCCCTGCAGATGAAGCCAGGCTGCCGCTGCGTCACCACCGACACCTGTGTGCCGATCTCCCAGCTGGCGGCGTCCATCCAGGCGTCGATCGACGAGGTGGAGGCCAGCGGCCTGCCTTATTTCATCGTCGGACACGTGGGCGATGGCAACTTTCACATGGGCTATCTGATCGACCCGGCGATTCCCGCC
The Roseateles amylovorans genome window above contains:
- a CDS encoding FAD-binding oxidoreductase; protein product: MNAPRDPLLHHVPELLPRLLPTAMLEALRERFGARCSTALALREQHGRDESPFDVPPPEAVVFAESNEDIAAVLALANAHRVPVIPYGAGTSLEGHLLAVQGGISLDVSRMNRILRIHPEDLTATVQAGVTRNQLNAEIRQQGLFFPIDPGADASLGGMAATRASGTNAVRYGTMKENVLGLTVATPDGRLLPTGSRARKSSAGYDLTRLYVGSEGTLGVICDVTVRLYPLPEAVSAAVCSFASIDAAVRTTIAIIQMGVPIARCELLDAHAVRAVNRHDKLTLREAPMLLMEFHGSEASVAEQAALVQEIAREHDGTDFEWATTPEDRTRLWAARHHAYLSALQMKPGCRCVTTDTCVPISQLAASIQASIDEVEASGLPYFIVGHVGDGNFHMGYLIDPAIPAERATAERLSAQMVSRAIRLEGTCTGEHGIGLHKQGFLLAEAGEDAVDQMRTIKRALDPNNIMNPGKIFG